The DNA region CCTTCTGGCGGGTCATTCCGTCAACTCGGTTGTGAAGGAGTTGAACGGCCGGGGCGTTCCGTGTCCTCGGAGTGGGCAGTGGGGATCGAGCAAGGTGCGTCACCTGGCGTTGAATCCGGCCGTGGCGGGCAAACGGACCCACCATGGATTGGTCATCGGCGATGGCCAGTGGCCCGCATTGATTACCGCTGGGGAGCAGGCGGCGCTGGCTCAGCTTCTTGGAGATCCCTCACGTCGGTCCAACAAGGACGGCACTCGCGTCAAGCACCTGCTGTCGGGAATCGCGGTGTGCGACGTGTGCGATTCGCCGGTTGGCCGGATCACGGCTGCCGGGTTCGAGTCCTATGCCTGCCGACAGAGCCGTCACGTCGTGCGCCACAAAGCGCGGGTAGACGCGTTCGTGGTGGAAGCCCTGCTTGCATCCCTGGAGACGCCCGATGCGGTGGACGTTTTCAAGGTCGAGCAGTCCGACGTAACGGCGAAGGCAATTGACGAAGCTCGGACTCTTCGCTTGCGGCTGAACGACTTCTACAAGCAGGCGGCGCGTGGAGGTCTCTCGCCTGCGGGTCTGGCTGAGATCGAAGCGGAGCTGTTGCCGTCGATCGCAGCCGCAGAGCGGAAGGCTCAGCGCGCCTCTCTGCCCCCGGTGATCGCGGATCTCGTGGGGGCACAGGCGCGCAGTGTCTGGGCCGACCTGGAGCTGACTCAACGGCGGTCAGTGATTCGAGCGGTCATGCGCCCACGCATCGCAAGGGTTGGCAAAGGTGGGCACATGCGCAACGCGATCGGCGTGAAGCCGAACTTCCTTACCCTGTCAGAGGGCGGCGCGTAGCCCGATCGTGGTTGGAGGCGCCCGGACCCGGTTACGGTTCGGGCGCCCCACGACCTGAGGTCGCCTACGGCGTGTTCAGCTTGGTCAGGGACGGTCGGAAGATCTCACGAAGACGATCCTTCTGAGCAGGGCTCAGGCGGACCGCTCGGCCGATCGCGCGAGCCGCTTCGATGTCTTCCGGTCGGAGCACGCTCCGACTTTCCAGGGACTCGGTCCTCAGCGGTCCACCTCATCCGGGTGTTCGGTGGTCGGCTGGACCGTGACCAGCGGGGTGCCGTCGTAGTCGCGCGGGTCGTCGAGCGGGGTGACGTGGCGCTCTGCGACGGCGACGCAGCCGAACACCGCGAGCAGGGTGACGATGGCGTTGATGGTGGCGGTGGTGGCGTCGCCTTGTGCGGTGGTGAAGAGTCCGGCGCCGACGAGTCCGTTGACGAGGGCGAGCAGGCCGCCGATGACGGCTCCGGCGATGCGGAGGGGGCGGGGGCGGCCGGTGGTGTCGGGCATGGTCATGGTGTTGTCTCCGTTCAGTCTTTGTGTTCGAGGTCTTCGAGGGCGTCGCGCACAGTGCGGTCGGCCGCGGCGAGCCGCCGCCAGGCGTGCCGGATGAGCAGCACGGCCGCGGCGAGCAGTAGGGCGGTCATCGTCCGAGGAGGACGGCCCAGGTGCGTGGCCCGCAGATGCCGTCGGCGGCGAGTCCGGCGCGTTGCTGGAGGTAGCGGACGCGGGCTTCGGTCTTCGGCCCGAACTGGGCGTCGACGGTGAGTCGGGGCAGGGTCGGGTACCAGGCGTTGAGCACCCGCTGGAGTTCGGCGACGGCCGCCCCGGTGCTGCCCTTGCGCACGGTCGGCCGCGCACCCGGCGTGGGGGGCGGCGGCTTGCTGCCCGCCAGTCCCCACGGCTGTCCGCTGTCGTAGCCGCCCTGTGCGAGGGAGACCGAGATGTGGGTGTGGCTGATGTGGGGGTTGGTGCCGGTGTAGGTGCGCCAGGCCCAGCCGGAGGTCGGTGAGGCGATGCGGCGGGCGGAGATGACGTAGGCCCCGGCGCCGAGGGCGGGGTGGCCGGTGGCGCCGAGGTGGCGGACGTGTTCGGCGATGGTGAGGCCGATGCCGGTGTCGCCGCCGATTCCGGCGTCGGCGTCGAAGGCGCGCACGACCCCGATGCCGCGGTTGTCTTTGATCCAGGGGTTGTGGTCGGACTGGCGGGTGGCGTGGGCGGCGTCGCCGATCCAGCCGTCGCTGGTCTTGTCGCGGCCGGGCCACCGGGCGTTGATCTCGGCGCGGAGAACTTCGAGGGCGTGGGCGAGGCGGTAGGTCATGCGACCACCCACATGGCTTCATCGGCGCTCATGTGCGCCTCGGGGTTGTCGTCCTCGGCCGCGGCGAACCCGGAGATCTCGGATGGGTCGGAGACGTAGTCCTCGGCGAACACGGCGCCACCGAGCGGGTAGGCGCTTTCGGTGACGACCGGTTCGTTCGGGTCGGTGGTGTTGGGGTTGTCGGACATGGGTGAGCCCACCTCCTGGGGCTCGATTGGGTCGAGGCCCAGGGGTGGGCCGGTTGGGGTGGAACGAAAGGGGCTAGGCGGGTGGGCGGGTGCGCAGGGTGAGCCGGTCGGTCAGGCCCTCGCTGGTGGAGTGGGAGCGGCGTAGTGCGATCACCGAGCCGGTGATGGGGCCGCCGAGTCCGGTGGGGTCGGTGAGGGTGACGACGTCGCCGAGTTGCACGCGCGGGTCGCCGACGACGGGGATGTCGGCGAGGACGGGGGTGGGTCGAGCGAGGTCGGCCAGCACGGATGCGGCGACGTCGGCGGCGGCGGCCGGGTGGTGCCGGAATCCGCTGTCGGGCAGGTCGAGCACGCGGCGCCCAAAGCGGGCCGCTGATGCGGTGTCGGTGAGGGTGGTGGGCAGGGGCGGGTCGTCGGTGACGGGGAAGCCACGGATCTTGAACGCGGGTTCGCTGCCGTTGGCGAAGCGGATGGGGAAGGTGTTGGCGTTGCTGATGACGACGGCCGCAGCGGCGTCGCCGTCGACCAGGCCGAGGGTGACGGTGACGCTGCTGGTGACTTCGGCGCCGGTGTTGGCGTTGACGACGACGTAGCCGCCGGAGGCAGCGGTGGGCCACTCGGCTTTGGTGTAGCGGAGCAGCGTGGTGCTCAGCCGGGCGCGTTTGTCCAGCGGGAGGGTGAGGAACCTGGTGTTGAGCGCCCCGGTGTCGAGTTCGTCGATGGTGCGCGCGGTGTAGACGACGGCGCTTACGCGTTCGAGCCGGGGCGCGTGCCGGAATGTGATCTCGTTGCGGACCCCGTCCAGCGACGTGGACAGGTCCAGGTCGGCGAGATCGACGTTGGCGCTGATGGTCTTCACCGGGGCCGGAGGGGCCTTGGCGCGGGCGGTGAACCGGAACCGGCCATGCTCAGTGAAGGCGACCAGCCCGTACTCGGCGGCCACGGCCGCCTTGATCACGGTCCAGGAGTCCGCGCCCACGATGTCCGGAAGCCCGGTCATCCAGTTCAACCCGGTGTCGAGGTCGGCCTGCGACACATGCGGCACGCCCCACCCGGCCGGTGGGGCGGCGGCCTCGGCGATCTGCACGCACTGCACGGGCAGACACGTGTTGAGGTACACGTGCCCGCG from Alloactinosynnema sp. L-07 includes:
- a CDS encoding recombinase family protein; translated protein: MIYARASADKAKSVEDQADECVEFCEDEGFEVVEILRENDRSASRYATKDRPKFARVLRLMRAGSIDILVTWENSRAQRELKVYVNLREMCEEFDVLWAYGGSVYDMRDPADRKATAQDAVNSEAESDNISGRVSRGVRKRAKSGLWHGPLQYGYRREYDKDTGEVIRQVVDPATGAIVREIVDRLLAGHSVNSVVKELNGRGVPCPRSGQWGSSKVRHLALNPAVAGKRTHHGLVIGDGQWPALITAGEQAALAQLLGDPSRRSNKDGTRVKHLLSGIAVCDVCDSPVGRITAAGFESYACRQSRHVVRHKARVDAFVVEALLASLETPDAVDVFKVEQSDVTAKAIDEARTLRLRLNDFYKQAARGGLSPAGLAEIEAELLPSIAAAERKAQRASLPPVIADLVGAQARSVWADLELTQRRSVIRAVMRPRIARVGKGGHMRNAIGVKPNFLTLSEGGA
- a CDS encoding peptidoglycan-binding protein; amino-acid sequence: MTYRLAHALEVLRAEINARWPGRDKTSDGWIGDAAHATRQSDHNPWIKDNRGIGVVRAFDADAGIGGDTGIGLTIAEHVRHLGATGHPALGAGAYVISARRIASPTSGWAWRTYTGTNPHISHTHISVSLAQGGYDSGQPWGLAGSKPPPPTPGARPTVRKGSTGAAVAELQRVLNAWYPTLPRLTVDAQFGPKTEARVRYLQQRAGLAADGICGPRTWAVLLGR